The DNA segment TCCAAGAACCAGGGTTTGACCCCAAGACCTCTGACTTGGTATTATAGCCAAACCAAGTCAGACCCAGTTAGGGTCGAGGTTGACTTGGGTCCGGCCTTGAAAACAATCCTCACCCAACTCGATTTGGGGTGGTGATGTCGAACCAATTTAATTTCTCTTAAaaaggaagtaaaaaaaaaaaatatcaaattctgTCTTGATGGAAGACCACAATATTATCTATATAAAGATTAAAGTCTATCAAACAAGAATAAAAGATTATTCTTGAATATTATCTTCTTTCAAGAGAGTTTGTAGATGGAAGATCTATATGTTAAAACTTTTATGAAAATAGAATCGAGAGGAAGAACAGTGCTTCATGTTGCCTTGATTCAATATTTGTAATTACTGTCCCAAGGAAGAACAGTGCTTTTCTGGTAAATGGAAGGTGTTACCTACTTGTGTTTAGGATGACCTGAGGCTATTTGCAATCCATCTCATTGCAGGTTTACAAGGGTTGGATGTTTACAGATCCATCGAAACTGACTGAGAACAGCTGGAAGTGAATTTAACATATTTAATAGACTAGTATTCATGCATTACACCAATGGCTGATAGCCTAAACAAATCAAAGCTGACAGCTTGAACATGAATCACAAGAACAATTGAAAAGCTTTTCATGTCCATTTGCTCCAAAAGAATTGCATCACAAGTTCACTGTTCGATGAAGAGAAGGCCACAAGAACGGATTGCAATCCACAAACATCACCATTTCAGCTTAGCAGGGAAGTACTGCAACAGAGATTGCATGGTTTtagtatgatgatgatgatgatgatgatgattctcCACCTTCCTTCTCTCTTCCAGACAAGAGAAGTAAATGGTGAGGTTTAAGAAGACATATGGAGATGCAAACCTTTTCGATGAGTGACATGTAGTATGGCTTCACTTTGTCAACATCTATTCTGACTTTGCTCTTGCTGTAAAGGTCATATTTGCTGCAACAGATTGGACCACAATATTAGCATTCAGGATGAATGAGCACTGAAAGGAATGATCGATGGAGAATGACAAGTCTTACTTGAATATATGAAGCCACTTGAGATTCTCTTTGTCCTCCTCATTCATGAGGTATTGATAGGCACCATGCTTGTGCAGAGCTGAGGCGTAACGCAATAGTTTGGAATTCAGCATAACAAAGTGAGCTCAAGATTCAGGTCATGAGATCTTCGGCTAAAAGCTCTTAGACTTACGGTAAAACGAATGGTAACGGATTATAAAAAGACCAGCCGAGGGCAAAGtgcttttgttctccttagccacCTGCGATTGACAAACCgaataatttcatatcatactaagttaaataaaaagaaaatggaaGGCATTGCTCGAGAACAGACCAAGTACATATAATCATCATGCCCCCATGACATCAATACATTGTTAAGTCCACATCCCTCTGAATAAACTCCAAACTTGGTATTGAATTTAGGATTGTGGCCATCAGGGTTTTCCTTGAAATGCTGTTGCAATCAAGACAAATTTTAGAACAAAAGAGTGGGATGACTTTTTCCTAACAATTCATAGCGTAGTTCGAAACCTTATGATGAACATTGCATTCATCGAAAGCACAGCCAACAGGGAATGTGTCACCTGAAAGTTGTTTCATTATCGATGATATCGTCATTGTGAGTAATTCGAGTAGCAAAAGGTTTCTTCTTGGTAAAAACAAAAGAATAAGATTTATGATGCATACCAACAACGGCCCAttgcggaagttcgccaaagctgCGATGGAGAAGCACCTTCCCAAgatctgattcccaaaaagaaagACATTTCCTCAGATCCTACTCTTATTCAAGAACACCATCTTATCATAGAGTTGCACAGAAGTAATTTAACAAAATATTGAAGGTTATACTCATCGATTGAATCGAGTAGAGAAGTGGCAAGCAATTGTTTTTGAAACCACAAGAAGTAGAAAGAAATTGTGAACAGGTAAAAATTAGGAGCATGTAGGATAAATTCAACAGTTGAACAAGAGAAATTATACCAAAACCACAGAACTGTAATTGGTCAAATAATTCACATCAATGAAGGATTATTAGcacatgagtttcgctaaccatgAATTAAGCCTGTCAAGTGAAGCCAATCCTCATTAGGATAGTCCTTCCTAATTGCTTCAGCAGTCTGTAACAAGTGCTCGATCTGAGGTtcatcaagatcaggatcactctCGTCAACAAACCCATTGAGCAATTCAATGCACTCCCAAATGCTCATCTCCACCCTATCCAACTTGCCATACTTCTCTCTCATTCCCTTGACCTAAGCATCAATACGCAACTTCCATCAGTACCAAGAGCAAATAATCAGGGCAATTGTGTCATAACCAAAGATCAGTGCCACAACATACGAAATCATAGGTTTGATGAATATGATTCATCCGATAGAACTCTTCCACCGTCTTCTGCCTCTCAGACTCTGCATTGTAATCTCTGCAAATCAACACAGCCGACACTAATCAGAATCCAGTGATATAAATCCCTGCAAATGATACGCATTTCGATAACCAGAATTCTATGCGATGCTACGTTTTCCTCTGAAAAGGCATTCTAGATATCAGCAAATCTTATCAGTAACCAGAAACAAACGCATCCTAATTCATAGAGAGCCAAGTGAGCCATTATGATCCAAAGAGACAAGAGTCTGTCGGTAAGAGCCTGTACCTGAATGTATTGCCAAATGAGTTGGTATCAGGCACCACAAATCCACCGTTACCCTTAGCTTCATCGGCCACTCCTGCACCAAAAGGAACACCACCCAATCAACAACAGAGTCGAACAATAACACACAATGCATttcgaaaagaagacacaaatagCCAATCCATCAGCCAAaacgaaaagaaaaagaaaagttacCTGTTTTGGGCTGCTCGACGAGGATGGTCATCTTCTCCAAGAACTCAACACACGCAAGAGACAACGCGTTGCCATCTGGGTGAACGAGAAGAGGGTTTTTATAGGGAGGGAGGAGAAAGCTGTGCCATTGCGGTGATGGTGCAGAGAACAAACCGATCGAAGACAAAGATTTGTTGCGTTCGTAAACGATCGAGGCTGCGTGTCCGTGAGTCAGCGATGCGTGCCGAGCTTATCGACGACGACGCCTATATTTGGGCGATGTGGTTGGATTCGGCCCCTCATGACGTGGCGCCGTGTCAAGAACGGAGACCGAGTTGCTGGGCGGCTGGGGGGGAAGGGGGGATGGCGATGTGAGAGGCGAGTTCGCAATCACGATACCACGTCAATAAGCGTGACAGAAAATATCAGAGGCAGATGGATCGCCAGATATAAATCTTCAGATTCGTGCCTGCTTGAAGTATCTGAGATTGGATCGAAGATTACTGTAGTAGTTGGTGGCATGCAAGCTTCAATTCCAACTTTTTGTTGTTGCATGAAGAAGGTGAAGCGATCCGACCAGATCCACTTTTAGACGAATATGAACAGCGATCTCGATCTTTAGCATTGATCAGATTACGGTGCGTAGATTGATAGTTTAGTCAAACGATTTAATTGATAGAAGCAATCATGGAGACAATGTAGATCTCTATTTACATCAGAACATCCAACGCACGAAATTATTAGAACAGCAGAAGACAAGCAGAGCATCAGAAAAAACATGATTTTTCTTCGTTGGTTTCATTCAACAAACAATTGGCATCTTTGAATTTAAGTAGGTTGATGAACAAGTGTCAACACAATCACAAGTCAACTGATGAGAAAAGGCTTCTTTTTGCACCATGCGATTCAAAAGAGTCACTGGATCTGTAGATAACTGTGTCATCAATACTTACTGAAATCGCATCCCTGGTGAAGCAAAGCTGCGGTTTGGGACACAGCAGACTCATTTTGATAATAGCTGGTGGTGATTCCTGCAGAAGACAATTCTGAGTCATCATTTTGACGACGGTTCGTAGTCGTCGTTGAGGAAGATAACTCGACCGAATCATCACAGTTTGTGCGAATTTCGGATGTGTCATGGATCTGGGTGGTGCCAGAAAAAAGCTCCAGTGCCAGGCATTCCTTCAACTGCATCACCACTTCACTCATGGTTGGCCTCTCAATGGAGGTAGGCAGCGTACACTTCATTGCTATTTCTGCAGCCATTGAAACTGAGTTAGCATCATATTCACCTTGCATTCTGTCATCTATCACAGCGTTGATGTCTCCCGATGCAAGTATCCAGTGAACGAGTTGCCCCCTATCTGGATTTCTCAATATAGCAGGAAGACCTGTGATCAACTCCAAGAGAACCACCCCAAAACTATATACATCACTTTTCTCGGTCAGCTTGCAACTGAAAAAGTAACTGCAAAAACAAAAAATTGCATCAGCATAGGCTTTCTTTTGAACTGCTTAATATGTTTAAAGAATGCAATCACTAAGGAAGTTGATGGACTCATCCACTTGAATGGTTTGGCTTTCAGAATCCATCACCGACCTTAATGAAGGAAAATGTAAAAAAGATGGAACGCCTAGTGCTTCATCCCACCACTACTACATAATTCCTGAAATCCAGTGTACATAATTCATGCTGCTCAGACTTGGCAAGTGAAATAAGATCATACTCTGGATCAAGATATCCCATGGTGCCAACCACAGCAGTTGATACATGAGTTTGGTCACCTTGGAAAATCCTGGACACCCCAAAGTCGGATATTTTGGCCTCTCCTTTGTGGTTGAGAAGGATGTTGGAAGGCTTCACATCCCTGTGGATTATAGGCGGCTTGCATCCACTATGAAGATATTCCAGGCCTGTAAAAGAAACTCCCAATCTGAGAACAAGATGAGAGGATTTGTGAATGTAAATCGAAGTGAGTGCATCTCATACAAACCTTGGGCAGCCTCAATTGCAATTTGGAGTCTCTGAATCCAGTTTAAGATTCTGGTGGTACTACTTTTACCTACAAAGATATATTACCAAGGAAATACTATTTGCAGAGACTTAGATTTGTGAAAAAAGATATTAGCTACTTCATAGAATAAGCATGAAGGCATTGATCAATTCCCAAAACTCCAAGTATTCCAAAACTGTGGTCAATGAGGAGAAAACTTGACCCTACTTTGGTTTAATCTTGTGCATTAGGAGAAGGCAGAGACAAAATTATAAATTCCTAGAAATGATCATGGAACAACAAATTAAGTCGAAGGAATTTCCTTAAAATATAATGTGCTTCATTTGCTTACAAGCAAGGAATATGACCACAAAAAATATAAAGTCGAAGGAATCTTATGTTAATATTATCCCCAGATATATATGCAAAAAGAATGTTTGCAGTAACAATGTGACCACAAAAAATAAGAAGCAACAACAGTGATGGTCAATCTACATTGATATCTGAAAGCTGTATCACATGGGATCGGTATGTCAATTTGTAACCCAGTTAACAGACAAGACACTCGATGCCCACAGCGAGTGAGCCTTTATGTTGGGCCCACCATGATTCCTCAGCCTTGATCTGTGTTGCTATCTAATAGTCAGTGGACATTACTCTTGACAAACTGCTATGTGTAAACAAGATAAGACCATGTTACTCTTGCTGATGGAAGGAGTTCATGTCCTGCCCACAATCCCTCATCCATTCAATACACCTTGGCCCATAAGTGTATATAGACCTGCGGCTAGAACAACACTCTCCCCCAGTGACAACCAGGAGTCAGTTTTTATCTGTTCAAGCAGAGAACCCCTCCTATAAATGGACGATCTTTCACTCTGATGAAAGAATGCTGACAACCCCATTTGCATCTACACCCTTTCTTTATATTGTTAACCTCTTTTCCTAATTTACCTTGCTTAAGCATAAGAGTGGACCCACAGGGGCGCACTTCAGAGTTCCCATAGTCGTCGTGTCTTGTAGAAACTTCCTCCTCTTAGGTGTCTCTTCCGTTCATCTCAGGAGGCTATGTGCTACACAGTGTCTTCTCGGCCAGTCAGTTGATCTCCTTAACTTAAAGAAGTGACATACAAAAACAAATGTCTTTTAAAGTAGCAAACTCAATTGGATTCTCTGTCTCATTTTcagaataattttaatatacTCCTAGAAGGAACCGATCCCATTCAGAAAGTTTAATGCTGCTAATTTAGTTTGGAGAAAAATTGTGTGCTGGTAAATACTACTATGTTATTGTTTCATGTCTTTTCTCTGTTTATCTTTCCTTCTAACCTTTTCTGGTGTCTGCTAGGTTGAGTTGGGGTGTTTAGTCCCCTTATTTTGGATATTTCTTGTCATTTTACATATTCAGATCAAACGAATTTGGACGAAATTCATTAtctcaaaaagagaaaaacaatcaaaattttcttccgaTGCTAGTGATGGTCTTTCACTATATCTACAGGTTGAGTTGTGGTAATTAGTCCCTttcagtttgcttttcatttttttctttacatATTCATATAAGATGAATTTGGGCTTAAATCCATTTCtctcaaaaagaaaaaatgaCGCCAACACAATCTTCCCAGATTAAAAGATTGTTCTCAGTGCCTCATATAGCAGCTGACTGAATAATTGAATAGTCAAGCTTTATAAGTTGAATCTGGTTGCCAAAGGAAAATGTAGATTGATACTTCAAGTTACCTCGAAGATGATCCTCAAGACTTCCTTGGGCCATATACTCGTAGACAAGCGCTAGATAGTTGCCATCTTCACAATATCCAACCAAAGACACAAGATTCTTATGATGTATCCTTGTCAAGAGTTCTCCCTGAAAACCACAGTTAATTAAATTCTTGTATAGGATTACAGAAAACCAATTAGCAACTAACCATAATAGGATTGCGTGTATTGCATAGACTATTAGTGTTTAATATTTAAATcttcaaaggaaaaaaaactaCCTCAGCTTGAAACTCGTTTATCCCCTGCGATGATGATTGAGAATTCACCTTGACAGCAACTTGAGTTCCATCTTGTAATTCACCAAGGTAAACTATCCCAAATCCTCCTTTACCAATGGCATGCTGAAAGCTTTTGGTAATAACCACAAGATCTTCAAATGTGAATTGTCTACTTTTTAATTCAAATAGCTCATTTTTATCTTTTAGATGTCCTCTGGAGTGACCTTCCTTCTGTGGCTTCAAAGAACCTGATGCCATATCAACTAAGTTAAATTGAAAAATGCAACAACTAAACTTGATTATTCATATTTATAGCAACAAGTCTTGTTAGTATTTCAAAGGCTGAGATCATTAAGTGGAAAATTGGTATGGGAAAAGCACCATGTCGAAAAGAAATTGTTGCCTTAGTAGAAAAACAATGATGAGACAGAGAACATGTGACAAATTGGAAAAGCATTAGAAACTTGAGCCAATGATCATCTCTGTTATAACAATCTCCCAAACCAATGAATAAGAAAGTTCTCAAGGGCTTGGATTTGAAAGTGCAAGTTATATCTGACTGTGCTAGAGCTGTGCTAGAATAAGAAAGTTCTCAATGATCATCTCTGTTATGCATGTGAATTGGCACCATGTCATTGTTGGATGACCTACCTATATTTACTTGTTATCTACCTGCTTGCTTCCGCCTAATTTTCCACATACATGCTGCCACCATCAGCAGGAATGCTGCTGCAATTACCACTATAACAATGATGATGGTGACTGATAACTTCCGTTGACTCTGACATGAATTGCTTCCATAACAAAGACCAGAATTGCCCCCAATTCTAGCACAATGACAAATCCcagattttaataataataaattttggaAAAATAAATTGTCAACCTTAGCACAATATCAAACATGAATAAAGAGAAATATACTGTGATTTAAGAAGAGTACAAGAAGTCGATGGTTCTAGAAAAGATAACAAACCTTAATATAAGAGACTGGTTTTCTGATCTTATTTGAAGAAGAGTAGGAACCGGCCCTTTCAGTTGGTTGTTCGACAAGTCTCTTGCAAAAGAAAAACAGTGTTGCGCCATCAGATAATTTGATTATCCAATTGCTAAGACTTCAAAGCCAATTTTGGCACTTACAGTTCTTGTAGAAAATGTAATTCTCCAAGTGCTTCAGGTATTTCTCCTGACAGATTATTATTTGCTAAGTTCCTGCAGTGAAAGTTCAATCATATTGATATTTGTCAACACTAATAGCTTTTTTTTGGTGTCTCATGGATTTTCATACTTCGACAAACAACATCAGGAAAGAAGTTCAAAAATGCATTGAGATGTGCCAGAGTGATGAATCATCATGCCCAAGAATTATTCTTAATTTTAGTTATGTGAAAGCCAAAAGAAAGACCTCCATTTCATCAGAGAGGAATATATGGGGTGGTTTAAATTCATGAATTAGTCTGTGCATAACCTAGAACCATTACTTAATGTGGTCAAATGATAAGCATAAAATCTTGTACTCTTCCAGTCAGGCAGTCCAAAGAGACGAAATGAATAAGGTTTCTTTATTAAGTTATGAGGCATAAATCTGGTTCCCAGGCCATTTATTTCTTTGTCCAAGGAATAAGTAAGTGTCCTAAATTCTGAAATTGTTGCTTCAAGCTTGTGTGCCAGTTCTGCATGGAGATGTTCAGATAATCATGAGAATGTGAATTCAATTCTAATTATTACACTTAATAGCAACTTAAACCACCTCACATGTGGctaaaagaactttaatgattCTTTTATGCATGTCAATATGAAATTAAAAATTCTGGACTCCGTTAGTGATGTTCCTTAAGAGGGACACAACCAGAGGTGCTCCATGATTGCCTCCTTGTAGATGTGCATAGTGAGTCAACCTATTTGATGTAAATAACAGTTATACCGTTGAGACACCTTTAAGTGGAAAGAAGTAAGCTTTATCTTCACATCATCATAAGTCTACACAATCGAAACACTATTCTGCATGAGAGAGCCAAATTGTAGGATCAACCATTCTCAATTTGGAAAATTCAATATGCTATGAAGCTCATTTGCCTCAACTAATACATCTATAGGATCCATTTTGCAACCTACTGATGATGCTTGACAAGACATTGTCAATTGCAAGATCATGACAACAAAAACCAACCACTAAATATTATTTGGGTAATAACCTATGGCAACATTATCTTTCTATGACATTTTGAAGATGCTAAAGCCTGATGAGCAAATTCCTCTTATATAAAGGTACCCTTAATTGATGATCCAAGTATACTTCTCGAGTCTGCTGAAAAAAAATGCCTACATGATCTCCTCATAAAGATTCCTCAAAAAGACAAAGGCTTCACGATGTGGAAATAAGGCTAAGCAACCATtctcaataaaaaaattcttcAGTTACAAACACAGTGGAAAATTCATCCATCCTAGGGCACAGcagctccccatttgtatttcctcGCCAGGAAATATAGCTGACAGCTTTCATAAATGAAGTAAAACACCCTGATCCACTACGTTCTACTCATCAATGTGAATCATCAAGTCAAATAGTGTCCCATGCCAGGTGTCCATGATAGATGGCTTTAGCTGTCCATCAGAAGCTCTCCCACCTGTTTGATGTTTGCCCTGTTGTCATTCACCAACCAAATGGCATAGAACTTCCACAACTGCATTGAAGACCTTCAACATAATAGGTCTTGGAATCTTGCTAATGCATCTACTAATTTATGGAAGACAATGGTATATTTGCAGTAGATGAAGAAGTCCTAACATCAATTATTATGATACCAATAGTGCCCCACTTGAAATTCTTGAgaaactgcaaatctccttaatgtcGCCAGTTTCATTTTTAAACCTCAGCAAATGCTATCAAATGCTCATAGCAGAAAGAAAAATCCGGACAAGAAAGGCCGACAGCGGCATACCAGATAAAGATTTTAATGAAATCAATAAAGCCTGGGTCAGATACCTCCTATTAACAAAGTATCCAGGCCGTTTTCCTAATATAATATAGTCTCAAAAGGAGAAATGAGAGTGGAACTAAGGAAAATTGAGAAGGGAGGCTTAGTTGGCTCCTTAAACATGCATAAAGATGATTTGATGAAAATGGCATCCCTTTCTTTTTCTAAAAGAGGAACATGATTTTTTATATATGCATAGGAATTATTGAAATAAGTGTAACAGTACACGAAGTAGTAACTCGCATATCACATGCTACATGATCTCCAATAACTCCTAATCTAACCATTCAAGTGGTATCATTTTACGAGGTATGCATAATTGTCAGAAAACACAAGCAAAACATATAACATAACAGAAATTCTTTAAACTGTTTTTAAGTTACATCAGTTCTCAAAATAAGTGCTGAGGTGGATAAGGCTCTGAACACCTAACTGAGCACATGAAATGAGCAACCTTATGCTGCAAGACTGCAAGTCTGTATCGCAAAGGGAAGAAATAATTATTGTTCTACATTTGCATTTCAACTATCATATACTTACAAGTATATCAAAGCTCCAAGCTTCGCAAAAGAAGCAGCAATTTTTCCAGACAATCCATAATCAGCCAAGCTACTGCAGATATACCAATAAGAATATTATATAAGTAATAGTAATACTATGGATTTTCTCATGTATATGATGATTATTATCTATGCCACATACAGATTTACAATTCTTCGTGACATGGAGCTATCGTAACTGCAACCCAGTCCTTCCCAAGTGTAATTTCTTGTACTACACGGATCCCCTATCCAATTTTTCTCTATGTGGTATGTTTTCTTCACATCCGTGATTGCATCAACTGATCccacaaggaaaaaaaaatagaaacttaaaaAA comes from the Musa acuminata AAA Group cultivar baxijiao chromosome BXJ1-10, Cavendish_Baxijiao_AAA, whole genome shotgun sequence genome and includes:
- the LOC103969950 gene encoding probable LRR receptor-like serine/threonine-protein kinase At1g05700 isoform X7 — encoded protein: MSALFIFFGFFCSILAARILVHAQQDAVQNTNLRSFSDNTRNCYTLKPVLQGNKYMIRAAFMYGNYDGKNRIPRFNIYIGANLWDTFKFETASAVYGAETMIVASADFISVCLVGIGDGAPFISSLALRFLGGLYSVLNTSNFLFNPVRYDLGSVTNRSIRYPFDHYDRMWTPDNRLPSKSSLLSRNTSSNISSSQDDGFRVPIRVMRTFVTPSNGSNINIPWDMTPDPTIQQHIVLHLAEIQLLRSNESRIFDIFLNEKLWYGAFSPRYLQTDHIFTTEPINQRSNMIRISKAANSTLPPILNAIEVYQVKSFSELATDNGDVDAITDVKKTYHIEKNWIGDPCSTRNYTWEGLGCSYDSSMSRRIVNLSLADYGLSGKIAASFAKLGALIYLNLANNNLSGEIPEALGELHFLQELDLSNNQLKGPVPTLLQIRSENQSLILRIGGNSGLCYGSNSCQSQRKLSVTIIIVIVVIAAAFLLMVAACMWKIRRKQAGSLKPQKEGHSRGHLKDKNELFELKSRQFTFEDLVVITKSFQHAIGKGGFGIVYLGELQDGTQVAVKVNSQSSSQGINEFQAEGELLTRIHHKNLVSLVGYCEDGNYLALVYEYMAQGSLEDHLRGKSSTTRILNWIQRLQIAIEAAQGLEYLHSGCKPPIIHRDVKPSNILLNHKGEAKISDFGVSRIFQGDQTHVSTAVVGTMGYLDPDYFFSCKLTEKSDVYSFGVVLLELITGLPAILRNPDRGQLVHWILASGDINAVIDDRMQGEYDANSVSMAAEIAMKCTLPTSIERPTMSEVVMQLKECLALELFSGTTQIHDTSEIRTNCDDSVELSSSTTTTNRRQNDDSELSSAGITTSYYQNESAVSQTAALLHQGCDFSKY
- the LOC103969950 gene encoding probable LRR receptor-like serine/threonine-protein kinase At1g05700 isoform X2; the protein is MSALFIFFGFFCSILAARILVHAQQGFITIDCGLDANTSYKDNLTGIEYVSDAAYIDTGENHNISSDYLPNADAVQNTNLRSFSDNTRNCYTLKPVLQGNKYMIRAAFMYGNYDGKNRIPRFNIYIGANLWDTFKFETASAVYGAETMIVASADFISVCLVGIGDGAPFISSLALRFLGGLYSVLNTSNFLFNPVRYDLGSVTNRSIRYPFDHYDRMWTPDNRLPSKSSLLSRNTSSNISSSQDDGFRVPIRVMRTFVTPSNGSNINIPWDMTPDPTIQQHIVLHLAEIQLLRSNESRIFDIFLNEKLWYGAFSPRYLQTDHIFTTEPINQRSNMIRISKAANSTLPPILNAIEVYQVKSFSELATDNGDVDAITDVKKTYHIEKNWIGDPCSTRNYTWEGLGCSYDSSMSRRIVNLSLADYGLSGKIAASFAKLGALIYLNLANNNLSGEIPEALGELHFLQELDLSNNQLKGPVPTLLQIRSENQSLILRIGGNSGLCYGSNSCQSQRKLSVTIIIVIVVIAAAFLLMVAACMWKIRRKQAGSLKPQKEGHSRGHLKDKNELFELKSRQFTFEDLVVITKSFQHAIGKGGFGIVYLGELQDGTQVAVKGELLTRIHHKNLVSLVGYCEDGNYLALVYEYMAQGSLEDHLRGKSSTTRILNWIQRLQIAIEAAQGLEYLHSGCKPPIIHRDVKPSNILLNHKGEAKISDFGVSRIFQGDQTHVSTAVVGTMGYLDPDYFFSCKLTEKSDVYSFGVVLLELITGLPAILRNPDRGQLVHWILASGDINAVIDDRMQGEYDANSVSMAAEIAMKCTLPTSIERPTMSEVVMQLKECLALELFSGTTQIHDTSEIRTNCDDSVELSSSTTTTNRRQNDDSELSSAGITTSYYQNESAVSQTAALLHQGCDFSKY
- the LOC103969950 gene encoding probable LRR receptor-like serine/threonine-protein kinase At1g05700 isoform X5 is translated as MSALFIFFGFFCSILAARILVHAQQGENHNISSDYLPNADAVQNTNLRSFSDNTRNCYTLKPVLQGNKYMIRAAFMYGNYDGKNRIPRFNIYIGANLWDTFKFETASAVYGAETMIVASADFISVCLVGIGDGAPFISSLALRFLGGLYSVLNTSNFLFNPVRYDLGSVTNRSIRYPFDHYDRMWTPDNRLPSKSSLLSRNTSSNISSSQDDGFRVPIRVMRTFVTPSNGSNINIPWDMTPDPTIQQHIVLHLAEIQLLRSNESRIFDIFLNEKLWYGAFSPRYLQTDHIFTTEPINQRSNMIRISKAANSTLPPILNAIEVYQVKSFSELATDNGDVDAITDVKKTYHIEKNWIGDPCSTRNYTWEGLGCSYDSSMSRRIVNLSLADYGLSGKIAASFAKLGALIYLNLANNNLSGEIPEALGELHFLQELDLSNNQLKGPVPTLLQIRSENQSLILRIGGNSGLCYGSNSCQSQRKLSVTIIIVIVVIAAAFLLMVAACMWKIRRKQAGSLKPQKEGHSRGHLKDKNELFELKSRQFTFEDLVVITKSFQHAIGKGGFGIVYLGELQDGTQVAVKVNSQSSSQGINEFQAEGELLTRIHHKNLVSLVGYCEDGNYLALVYEYMAQGSLEDHLRGKSSTTRILNWIQRLQIAIEAAQGLEYLHSGCKPPIIHRDVKPSNILLNHKGEAKISDFGVSRIFQGDQTHVSTAVVGTMGYLDPDYFFSCKLTEKSDVYSFGVVLLELITGLPAILRNPDRGQLVHWILASGDINAVIDDRMQGEYDANSVSMAAEIAMKCTLPTSIERPTMSEVVMQLKECLALELFSGTTQIHDTSEIRTNCDDSVELSSSTTTTNRRQNDDSELSSAGITTSYYQNESAVSQTAALLHQGCDFSKY
- the LOC103969950 gene encoding probable LRR receptor-like serine/threonine-protein kinase At1g05700 isoform X3 gives rise to the protein MSALFIFFGFFCSILAARILVHAQQAYIDTGENHNISSDYLPNADAVQNTNLRSFSDNTRNCYTLKPVLQGNKYMIRAAFMYGNYDGKNRIPRFNIYIGANLWDTFKFETASAVYGAETMIVASADFISVCLVGIGDGAPFISSLALRFLGGLYSVLNTSNFLFNPVRYDLGSVTNRSIRYPFDHYDRMWTPDNRLPSKSSLLSRNTSSNISSSQDDGFRVPIRVMRTFVTPSNGSNINIPWDMTPDPTIQQHIVLHLAEIQLLRSNESRIFDIFLNEKLWYGAFSPRYLQTDHIFTTEPINQRSNMIRISKAANSTLPPILNAIEVYQVKSFSELATDNGDVDAITDVKKTYHIEKNWIGDPCSTRNYTWEGLGCSYDSSMSRRIVNLSLADYGLSGKIAASFAKLGALIYLNLANNNLSGEIPEALGELHFLQELDLSNNQLKGPVPTLLQIRSENQSLILRIGGNSGLCYGSNSCQSQRKLSVTIIIVIVVIAAAFLLMVAACMWKIRRKQAGSLKPQKEGHSRGHLKDKNELFELKSRQFTFEDLVVITKSFQHAIGKGGFGIVYLGELQDGTQVAVKVNSQSSSQGINEFQAEGELLTRIHHKNLVSLVGYCEDGNYLALVYEYMAQGSLEDHLRGKSSTTRILNWIQRLQIAIEAAQGLEYLHSGCKPPIIHRDVKPSNILLNHKGEAKISDFGVSRIFQGDQTHVSTAVVGTMGYLDPDYFFSCKLTEKSDVYSFGVVLLELITGLPAILRNPDRGQLVHWILASGDINAVIDDRMQGEYDANSVSMAAEIAMKCTLPTSIERPTMSEVVMQLKECLALELFSGTTQIHDTSEIRTNCDDSVELSSSTTTTNRRQNDDSELSSAGITTSYYQNESAVSQTAALLHQGCDFSKY
- the LOC103969950 gene encoding probable LRR receptor-like serine/threonine-protein kinase At1g05700 isoform X1, encoding MSALFIFFGFFCSILAARILVHAQQGFITIDCGLDANTSYKDNLTGIEYVSDAAYIDTGENHNISSDYLPNADAVQNTNLRSFSDNTRNCYTLKPVLQGNKYMIRAAFMYGNYDGKNRIPRFNIYIGANLWDTFKFETASAVYGAETMIVASADFISVCLVGIGDGAPFISSLALRFLGGLYSVLNTSNFLFNPVRYDLGSVTNRSIRYPFDHYDRMWTPDNRLPSKSSLLSRNTSSNISSSQDDGFRVPIRVMRTFVTPSNGSNINIPWDMTPDPTIQQHIVLHLAEIQLLRSNESRIFDIFLNEKLWYGAFSPRYLQTDHIFTTEPINQRSNMIRISKAANSTLPPILNAIEVYQVKSFSELATDNGDVDAITDVKKTYHIEKNWIGDPCSTRNYTWEGLGCSYDSSMSRRIVNLSLADYGLSGKIAASFAKLGALIYLNLANNNLSGEIPEALGELHFLQELDLSNNQLKGPVPTLLQIRSENQSLILRIGGNSGLCYGSNSCQSQRKLSVTIIIVIVVIAAAFLLMVAACMWKIRRKQAGSLKPQKEGHSRGHLKDKNELFELKSRQFTFEDLVVITKSFQHAIGKGGFGIVYLGELQDGTQVAVKVNSQSSSQGINEFQAEGELLTRIHHKNLVSLVGYCEDGNYLALVYEYMAQGSLEDHLRGKSSTTRILNWIQRLQIAIEAAQGLEYLHSGCKPPIIHRDVKPSNILLNHKGEAKISDFGVSRIFQGDQTHVSTAVVGTMGYLDPDYFFSCKLTEKSDVYSFGVVLLELITGLPAILRNPDRGQLVHWILASGDINAVIDDRMQGEYDANSVSMAAEIAMKCTLPTSIERPTMSEVVMQLKECLALELFSGTTQIHDTSEIRTNCDDSVELSSSTTTTNRRQNDDSELSSAGITTSYYQNESAVSQTAALLHQGCDFSKY